The proteins below are encoded in one region of Nilaparvata lugens isolate BPH chromosome X, ASM1435652v1, whole genome shotgun sequence:
- the LOC111050345 gene encoding ras-like GTP-binding protein Rho1 → MAAIRKKLVIVGDGACGKTCLLIVFSKDQFPEVYVPTVFENYVADIEVDGKQVELALWDTAGQEDYDRLRPLSYPDTDVILMCFSIDSPDSLENIPEKWTPEVKHFCPNVPIILVGNKKDLRNDPNTIKELGKMKQEPVKPEEGRAMAEKINAFAYLECSAKSKEGVREVFETATRAALQVKKKKKGRCRLL, encoded by the exons ATGGCTGCTATTAGAAAAAAGCTGGTAATAGTTGGTGATGGTGCCTGCGGTAAAACATGCCTCCTCATAGTGTTTAGCAAGGATCAGTTTCCTGAAGTTTATGTGCCtacagtttttgaaaattatgttgctgatattgaagtcgatgggAAACAG gTGGAACTGGCCTTGTGGGATACTGCCGGCCAGGAAGATTATGACAGACTCCGTCCACTGTCATATCCTGACACAGATGTTATACTTATGTGCTTCTCCATTGACTCTCCAGATTCCCTGGAAAACATACCAGAGAAGTGGACTCCAGAAGTCAAACATTTTTGCCCAAATGTGCCCATAATATTGGTTGGCAACAAAAAG GATTTGCGAAATGATCCGAACACTATCAAAGAACTAGGTAAAATGAAGCAAGAACCAGTGAAGCCTGAAGAAGGAAGAGCCATGGCAGAGAAGATCAACGCCTTCGCTTATCTTGAATGCTCTGCCAAGAGTAAGGAAGGTGTTCGTGAAGTATTTGAAACTGCTACCAGAGCCGCTCTTCAG gtgaagaaaaagaagaagggaagaTGTAGGCTTCTTTAA